CGACCGTCGTCTCGACACCCGCTGCAACCATAGTTTGAACACATTGGGTCCATTTAACCGGGCTGTATATTTGCTGTATTAATAATTCACGAATACGCTCAGGATCAGACTCGGTCTGGGCATGCACATTATGTACCACCGCAATCTCAGGCGTTTTGATCGTGATATCAGCCAGTGCCTCAGCTAATTGCTCACCTGCTGGCTGCATTAAGTCGGTATGGAAAGGCGCGCTGACTGGCAAAGGTAATGCACGCTTAGCGCCTGCCGCTTTTAACTGTTCAATCGCGCGCTCAACGGCTGCTTTATGGCCGGCAATAACGACTTGGCCTGGTGAGTTAAAGTTTACTGCCTGTACACATTCACCCTGAGCGGCAGCCGCACAGACATCAACAATAACCTCATCATCTAAGCCAATAATGGCCGCCATCGCGCCCACGCCAACCGGTACCGCCGTTTGCATATATTGCCCACGTGCGCGAACTAACTTAACCGCATCGGCGAAGCTAATACTGCCCGCACATACCAGCGCTGAAAATTCTCCTAAACTATGACCCGCCATCAGCTGCGGCATTGCACCTGACTGTGCTTGCCAAACCCGCCACAGGGC
This window of the Pseudomonadales bacterium genome carries:
- the fabD gene encoding ACP S-malonyltransferase, producing the protein MSQLAFVFPGQGSQKIGMLAEAAAQFEQVQTTFAEASEALGYDIWQLIQHGEQAEINLTEKTQPILLTASVALWRVWQAQSGAMPQLMAGHSLGEFSALVCAGSISFADAVKLVRARGQYMQTAVPVGVGAMAAIIGLDDEVIVDVCAAAAQGECVQAVNFNSPGQVVIAGHKAAVERAIEQLKAAGAKRALPLPVSAPFHTDLMQPAGEQLAEALADITIKTPEIAVVHNVHAQTESDPERIRELLIQQIYSPVKWTQCVQTMVAAGVETTVECGPGKVLSGLNKRIHKPLSCHAIEQSADLLAAI